One window of the Zea mays cultivar B73 chromosome 3, Zm-B73-REFERENCE-NAM-5.0, whole genome shotgun sequence genome contains the following:
- the LOC100383766 gene encoding Proline-rich receptor-like protein kinase PERK1, whose translation MSTSPPPATSPPGAPPNGTASPTAAPPPPLPPAPSNSSSPTPATPTGAPPTAPAPPSTDSPAPPGTPPAPVSPNAAALPAPGRATPASASPPTPSSSGSGLTTSVVVGIAVGGFAVLLLGCLFCLCLFRSNKRSRRRHRHHPPPPPPPHLLHYYGHPPPPPPPPHKGDQHQSWQHNAPPPPPDHVIKINSHPTLPPPPHNVHSSGSASNHSGGESRPALSPGTALSFSRSTFTYEQLMTATNGFSDANLLGQGGFGFVHKGVLPDGTEVAVKQLRDGSGQGEREFQAEVEIISRVHHKHLVSLVGYCISGAHRLLVYEFVPNNTLEFHLHGRGRPTLDWPTRLKIALGSAKGLAYLHEDCHPKIIHRDIKASNILLDLRFEAKVADFGLAKFTSDANTHVSTRVMGTFGYLAPEYAASGKLTEKSDVFSFGVMLLELITGRRPVNSRQADDNLVDWARPLMIKAFEDGNHDALVDPRLGSEYNDNEMARMIACAAACVRHSSRRRPRMGQVVRALEGDVSLDDLNEGVRPGHSRFVGSYGSSTSDYDTSQYKEDLKKFRKMALGGSGLQSSSAQTPTSEHGENPSVSVSSSDGDGGGGTGEEREDRRQAAS comes from the exons ATGTCGACGTCGCCGCCGCCGGCCACTTCCCCGCCCGGCGCGCCGCCCAACGGTACGGCCTCGCCCactgccgcgccgccgccgccgctgccgccagcaccgtccaactcctcctccccgACGCCCGCGACGCCGACAGGCGCTCCCCCCACCGCTCCCGCGCCGCCCTCCACCGACTCTCCGGCGCCGCCAGGGACGCCGCCCGCCCCAGTGTCCCCGAACGCGGCCGCGCTCCCCGCGCCCGGAAGGGCGACGCCGGCCTCGGCCTCGCCGCCGACGCCCTCCTCCTCTGGGTCGGGGCTTACCACGTCCGTCGTTGTGGGGATCGCGGTCGGCGGCTTCGCCGTGCTGCTCCTCGGCTGCCTGTTCTGCCTCTGCCTCTTCAGGAGCAACAAGAGGAGCCGGAGGCGGCACCGCCACCacccgccaccgccgccgccgccccaccTCTTGCACTACTACGgccacccgccgccgccgccgccgcctccgcacAAAG GGGATCAGCACCAAAGCTGGCAGCATAACGCCCCTCCACCACCCCCTGATCATGTTATCAAGATCAATTCACATCCTACCCTTCCGCCGCCTCCGCATAACGTACATAGCAGTGGTTCCGCTTCGAACCACTCGGGTGGTGAGAGCCGCCCTGCGCTGTCGCCTGGCACTGCCCTTAGCTTTTCAAGGAGCACATTCACTTACGAGCAGCTGATGACAGCAACGAATGGGTTTTCTGACGCTAATCTGCTGGGGCAAGGAGGTTTTGGGTTTGTTCACAAAGGAGTGCTACCAGATGGCACAGAGGTTGCCGTTAAGCAGTTAAGAGATGGCAGTGGCCAGGGAGAGCGCGAGTTCCAGGCTGAAGTTGAGATTATCAGCAGAGTACATCACAAGCATCTTGTATCCTTGGTTGGCTATTGCATTTCTGGAGCCCACAGGTTGCTCGTCTACGAGTTTGTTCCAAACAATACATTGGAATTCCACTTACATG GAAGAGGCAGACCAACCTTGGATTGGCCAACAAGACTAAAAATTGCTTTGGGTTCTGCGAAGGGATTGGCATATCTTCATGAAGATT GTCATCCTAAGATTATTCATCGTGACATAAAGGCCTCAAATATTCTTCTCGATCTAAGATTTGAAGCTAAG GTGGCAGATTTTGGACTTGCAAAATTCACTTCTGATGCAAACACCCACGTTTCAACCAGAGTGATGGGCACATTTGG GTATCTAGCACCTGAGTATGCTGCTTCTGGCAAGCTCACTGAGAAATCAGATGTCTTCTCTTTTGGAGTAATGCTTCTTGAGCTAATAACTGGGCGGCGCCCTGTAAATTCAAGACAAGCGGACGACAACCTGGTTGACTGG GCAAGGCCTCTGATGATAAAAGCATTTGAGGATGGTAATCATGATGCTCTAGTGGACCCCCGGCTGGGAAGTGAGTACAATGATAATGAGATGGCGAGGATGATAGCCTGCGCAGCTGCATGCGTCCGGCATTCTTCACGGCGGCGGCCACGGATGGGTCAG GTCGTCCGGGCGCTGGAAGGCGACGTATCTCTGGACGACCTGAACGAGGGCGTGCGGCCCGGGCACAGCCGGTTCGTGGGGTCGTACGGCAGTTCGACGTCCGACTACGACACCAGCCAGTACAAGGAGGACCTGAAGAAGTTCCGGAAGATGGCGCTGGGCGGCAGCGGGCTCCAGAGCAGCAGCGCGCAGACGCCGACGAGCGAGCACG